In Paenibacillus ihbetae, the following are encoded in one genomic region:
- a CDS encoding adenosylhomocysteinase, whose amino-acid sequence MSSSALQNSSIADVKLAPEGHLKIDWVKAHMPVLNRVREQFERELPFKGLKVAISLHLEAKTAYLAKVIQAGGAEVTITGSNPLSTQDDVCAALVEDGITVFAKYNPEPEEYKQHLISTLETRPDLIIDDGGDLVTILHAERTDLLEGIRGGAEETTTGILRLKSLEKDGALKFPMVAVNDAYCKYLFDNRYGTGQSVWDGINRTTNLVVAGKTVVVVGYGWCGKGVAMRAKGLGANVIVTEVDAIKAVEAYMDGFRVMPMREAAKLGDFFVTVTGNRDVISGEDFDVMKDGAILSNAGHFDVEVNKPDLAERAQSVRTVRRNIEEYHLKDGRKIYLLAEGRLVNLAAGDGHPAEIMDMTFALQALSLKYVNEQYQQIGTRVLNVPYELDEQVALYKLESLGIQIDSLSDEQKAYLDSWAQH is encoded by the coding sequence ATGAGTTCATCCGCATTACAGAACAGCAGCATCGCCGACGTCAAATTGGCGCCGGAGGGTCATTTGAAGATTGACTGGGTGAAGGCGCACATGCCGGTCTTGAACCGGGTGCGGGAGCAGTTCGAACGGGAGCTTCCGTTCAAAGGCTTGAAGGTTGCCATTTCCTTGCATCTTGAAGCGAAGACTGCCTATCTTGCGAAAGTCATTCAGGCCGGAGGAGCCGAAGTGACCATCACCGGCAGCAATCCGCTGTCCACCCAGGACGATGTGTGCGCGGCTTTGGTCGAGGACGGCATTACCGTGTTTGCGAAATATAATCCGGAGCCGGAGGAATACAAGCAGCATCTCATCTCGACATTGGAGACGAGACCCGATCTCATAATTGATGACGGCGGCGATCTCGTTACGATTTTGCATGCCGAGCGCACGGACCTGCTTGAAGGCATTCGCGGCGGTGCCGAAGAGACAACGACAGGCATCCTGCGACTAAAGTCCCTGGAGAAGGATGGAGCGCTGAAATTCCCGATGGTGGCCGTAAATGATGCATACTGCAAATATTTATTCGATAACCGCTACGGTACAGGCCAATCCGTATGGGACGGCATTAATCGGACGACGAATCTGGTCGTGGCAGGCAAAACGGTTGTTGTCGTCGGCTACGGCTGGTGCGGCAAAGGGGTTGCGATGCGGGCCAAAGGTCTTGGTGCCAACGTCATTGTTACCGAAGTGGATGCCATCAAAGCGGTTGAAGCCTATATGGACGGCTTCCGGGTGATGCCGATGCGCGAAGCGGCGAAGCTGGGCGATTTCTTCGTAACCGTAACCGGCAACCGCGACGTAATCAGCGGCGAGGACTTCGACGTCATGAAGGACGGAGCGATCCTGTCGAATGCCGGGCATTTCGATGTGGAGGTCAACAAGCCGGATTTGGCCGAGCGCGCCCAGTCGGTTCGCACCGTTCGTCGCAATATTGAGGAGTACCATCTGAAGGACGGACGCAAAATTTACTTGCTGGCTGAGGGCCGCCTCGTCAATCTGGCGGCGGGCGATGGCCATCCAGCTGAAATTATGGATATGACCTTTGCGCTTCAGGCGCTGTCCCTTAAGTACGTGAATGAACAATACCAGCAGATCGGTACGCGGGTACTGAACGTTCCTTATGAGCTGGATGAGCAAGTGGCGCTCTACAAGCTGGAAAGTCTAGGCATTCAAATCGACAGCTTGAGCGATGAGCAGAAGGCTTACCTGGATAGCTGGGCCCAGCATTAA
- the rsmH gene encoding 16S rRNA (cytosine(1402)-N(4))-methyltransferase RsmH produces the protein MFHHITVLKQEATEGLRIKPDGIYVDCTLGGAGHSSLIASQLSSKGRLIALDQDDWALNNAREVMKPYADRITLVKTNFRELEEVLRSETTPGGNEQPQVDGILFDLGVSSPQFDEGERGFSYNHDAPLDMRMDQSAELTAATIVNEWPEQEISRILHEYGEEKFSRRIAKVIAERRAQRPIQTTGELVELIKEGIPAAARRTGGHPAKRSFQAFRIAVNDELGAFQDALHQAVRCLAPGGRVSVITFHSLEDRICKQIFNSYIPKCTCPPDFPMCVCGGGQGDLKLVNRKPIIPSAEEIEGNPRARSAKLRIAEKQ, from the coding sequence TTGTTCCATCACATCACGGTGCTTAAGCAAGAAGCGACAGAAGGGCTGCGCATCAAACCAGATGGTATATACGTTGACTGTACGCTTGGAGGCGCGGGGCATAGCTCGCTCATTGCTTCTCAGCTAAGTTCGAAAGGGCGGTTGATCGCATTGGATCAGGACGACTGGGCGCTGAATAATGCCCGGGAAGTTATGAAGCCATATGCAGACCGGATTACGCTCGTCAAGACGAATTTTCGCGAGCTGGAGGAGGTGCTCCGGAGCGAAACGACGCCAGGCGGAAACGAACAGCCGCAAGTTGACGGTATACTCTTTGATTTGGGCGTATCTTCTCCCCAATTCGATGAGGGAGAGAGAGGGTTCAGCTACAATCACGATGCGCCGCTGGATATGCGGATGGATCAATCCGCTGAGCTGACCGCTGCAACGATTGTCAACGAATGGCCGGAGCAGGAGATTTCGCGGATATTGCACGAATACGGCGAGGAGAAATTTTCGCGCCGGATCGCCAAGGTCATTGCGGAAAGAAGGGCGCAGCGGCCTATTCAGACAACCGGTGAGCTTGTCGAACTGATTAAGGAAGGAATTCCGGCAGCAGCAAGACGTACGGGCGGCCATCCGGCTAAGCGCAGCTTTCAGGCGTTCCGGATTGCGGTCAATGATGAGCTCGGGGCATTCCAGGATGCGCTGCACCAGGCGGTAAGATGCCTTGCCCCGGGTGGAAGAGTGTCCGTCATCACGTTCCATTCGCTGGAGGACCGGATCTGCAAGCAGATTTTTAATTCGTATATTCCGAAATGCACTTGCCCTCCGGATTTTCCAATGTGCGTATGCGGAGGCGGCCAGGGGGATTTGAAGCTGGTGAACCGCAAGCCGATCATACCGTCGGCGGAGGAAATCGAGGGCAACCCGAGAGCAAGATCGGCGAAGCTGCGGATTGCGGAAAAGCAGTAG
- a CDS encoding penicillin-binding transpeptidase domain-containing protein yields MVKKIKLRTVLIGGCITLFFALLIGRVFWLQVIDNDFWKAEAMKRWSRSQDLPASRGTIMDRDGDILAMDAPAYTVVVNPKVIQANGLEEDVVKGLHDILGKDEDELLEMVRAKNDKGEYLQGREVRSEGWKIDEETKEKVEELRKSLEQKLRKDGKIADSGIGLQREQKRFYPQGTVAAHVIGYTDLQGEAVGGIEAFYDDYLRGKDGFASYKSDKKGVKLPSQDDLYQPAINGKNLLLTIDDTIQYYIEDAMRETFEKYKPISMTVIAADPKTGEILGMANLPTYDPNTYWESEYKNFYNHAVRSRYEPGSTFKIVTLASAIQEKLFNPNAAYQSGTIRAGGRTHKDIRPEGWGPITYLEGVKRSSNVAFVKLGYEMLGKERLTNYIKQFGFAEKTGIDLPGETSSILNMTYDSDIASMTYGYAVSVSPIQQIAAISAVANGGKLMKPHLVKEVEDPNTGKTEKIEPKMVRQVISPESARETGKYLEQVVADEDKGTGHAAYIDGYRVAGKTGTAVKSTGGYKDTTKQVVSFIGYAPVEDPKIAVLVIIDEPNEEVGGGKLAAPIFKEIVSKTLTYWGVPKSNAEEKGKSKETVIPDGAYEAPKMTGMKVSEAKAKLLEEGVVFETLGSGNTVKKQFPEPGTPISGAQRIYLLTEDEATMSIPNLQGESLRDAMEVLTLMRVKVMVQGEGYVTKQMETTENGQRTVHLTLTPAEDKEASDSEAGAESESDTAGQEENATDAADQAAEGEGDKE; encoded by the coding sequence ATGGTTAAAAAAATCAAACTGCGCACCGTGCTAATAGGGGGATGTATAACCCTCTTTTTTGCTTTATTAATTGGTCGGGTGTTTTGGCTGCAGGTCATCGACAACGATTTCTGGAAGGCCGAAGCAATGAAGCGCTGGTCCCGCTCGCAGGATCTCCCGGCATCCCGGGGGACGATCATGGACCGGGACGGCGATATCCTGGCGATGGATGCGCCGGCCTATACCGTTGTCGTCAATCCAAAGGTCATTCAGGCAAACGGCCTGGAGGAGGATGTCGTTAAGGGGCTGCATGACATTCTGGGCAAGGATGAGGACGAGCTTTTGGAAATGGTCCGGGCCAAGAACGATAAGGGAGAATATCTGCAGGGTCGCGAGGTCCGCAGCGAGGGCTGGAAGATCGACGAGGAGACCAAGGAGAAGGTTGAAGAGCTGAGGAAGAGCCTGGAGCAGAAGCTGAGGAAAGACGGTAAAATCGCCGATTCGGGCATCGGCCTCCAGCGGGAGCAGAAGCGCTTCTATCCGCAAGGCACAGTGGCAGCCCATGTCATAGGATATACGGATCTTCAGGGAGAAGCGGTCGGCGGCATTGAGGCCTTTTACGACGACTACCTGCGGGGAAAGGATGGGTTTGCCTCCTACAAGAGCGACAAGAAGGGCGTCAAGCTGCCGAGCCAGGATGATTTATACCAGCCTGCCATAAATGGGAAAAATTTATTGCTGACGATCGATGATACAATCCAGTATTATATCGAGGACGCAATGCGCGAAACGTTTGAAAAATACAAGCCGATCAGCATGACGGTGATTGCGGCGGATCCGAAGACCGGAGAAATTCTCGGCATGGCGAACCTGCCGACCTATGATCCCAATACATACTGGGAATCGGAATATAAGAACTTTTACAATCATGCGGTAAGATCGCGGTACGAGCCGGGATCGACCTTCAAGATCGTTACCTTGGCGAGCGCCATCCAGGAGAAGCTGTTCAACCCGAATGCAGCTTACCAGTCAGGAACTATCCGGGCCGGGGGGCGGACCCACAAAGACATCCGTCCGGAAGGATGGGGACCGATTACGTATCTGGAAGGCGTAAAGCGGTCGAGTAACGTGGCCTTCGTCAAGCTGGGGTACGAAATGCTTGGCAAGGAGCGCCTCACCAACTATATCAAGCAATTCGGCTTCGCGGAAAAGACCGGTATCGACCTTCCGGGCGAAACCTCCAGTATCCTTAATATGACTTATGATTCAGATATTGCGTCCATGACCTACGGCTATGCCGTATCGGTCTCGCCGATCCAGCAAATTGCGGCCATCTCGGCCGTTGCGAACGGCGGCAAGCTGATGAAGCCGCATTTGGTGAAGGAGGTCGAGGATCCGAACACCGGCAAGACCGAGAAGATCGAGCCGAAGATGGTCCGCCAGGTGATCTCGCCCGAGTCGGCCAGGGAAACCGGCAAATATCTCGAGCAGGTCGTTGCCGACGAAGACAAAGGTACAGGGCACGCGGCGTATATCGACGGTTACCGGGTAGCGGGGAAGACAGGTACCGCCGTCAAATCCACCGGTGGTTATAAGGATACTACCAAGCAGGTCGTCTCCTTTATCGGTTACGCGCCGGTGGAGGATCCGAAGATCGCCGTCCTGGTCATCATCGACGAGCCGAACGAGGAAGTCGGCGGAGGTAAGCTCGCCGCCCCGATCTTCAAAGAGATCGTGTCCAAAACGCTGACGTACTGGGGCGTCCCGAAATCGAATGCCGAGGAGAAGGGCAAGTCGAAGGAGACCGTCATTCCCGACGGGGCCTATGAAGCGCCGAAAATGACGGGCATGAAGGTAAGCGAAGCGAAGGCAAAGCTGCTTGAGGAGGGCGTCGTATTCGAAACGCTCGGCAGCGGAAACACCGTAAAGAAACAGTTTCCGGAGCCCGGCACGCCGATCAGCGGCGCGCAGCGCATCTACCTCTTGACCGAGGATGAGGCGACGATGTCCATTCCGAATCTGCAGGGCGAGTCGCTTCGCGATGCCATGGAGGTTCTGACCTTAATGCGGGTCAAGGTCATGGTTCAAGGTGAAGGCTACGTTACCAAGCAGATGGAGACGACCGAGAACGGCCAGCGGACCGTGCATCTGACGCTGACGCCTGCCGAGGATAAGGAGGCAAGCGACAGCGAAGCCGGGGCTGAATCCGAATCCGATACCGCAGGCCAAGAAGAGAACGCAACCGATGCCGCCGATCAGGCGGCGGAAGGCGAAGGGGACAAGGAATAG
- the mraZ gene encoding division/cell wall cluster transcriptional repressor MraZ has product MFMGEFQHSIDDKGRIIIPAKFRELLGTSFVVTRGLDQCLFVYPREEWSVMEQKLKSLPLMKSDARAFTRFFFSGATECEWDKQGRVNLPGNLREFAKLEKECVVIGVSNRVEIWSKEQWQKYYEQSEETFNEIAEKLVDFDFDL; this is encoded by the coding sequence ATGTTTATGGGGGAGTTTCAGCATAGCATTGATGACAAGGGAAGAATCATCATCCCCGCTAAATTTCGGGAGCTCTTGGGCACCTCGTTTGTCGTTACCCGCGGATTGGACCAATGCCTATTTGTATACCCCAGAGAAGAATGGTCCGTTATGGAGCAGAAGCTCAAATCCCTGCCGCTCATGAAGTCGGATGCCCGTGCATTTACCCGGTTTTTCTTTTCCGGGGCAACCGAATGCGAATGGGATAAACAGGGAAGGGTAAATTTGCCGGGCAATTTGCGCGAGTTCGCCAAGCTGGAGAAGGAGTGCGTCGTTATCGGCGTTTCCAACCGCGTGGAGATCTGGAGCAAGGAGCAGTGGCAGAAGTACTACGAGCAGTCGGAGGAGACATTCAACGAGATCGCCGAGAAGCTGGTCGATTTTGATTTCGATCTTTAA
- a CDS encoding ABC transporter permease, whose protein sequence is MATEQGMPHPAAQQLTPEDFRKIGPDEKQSEVIQRESLSSWRDSWERLRKNKLAMTGLVVMILIVIMAIIGPMISNYDYETNDLMNTNAPPSAEHWFGTDDLGRDVFVRTWMGARISLTVGLAAAAIDLMIGVIYGGIMGYFGGRVDEFMNKFAEILYSIPYLLVTILLLVVFEPSLGTIILALTITGWINMSWIVRGEIMQLKNREFVLASRSMGASAPRLLFRHLIPNAMGPIIVTLTLSVPSAIFSEAFLSFLGLGVQAPVASWGSMINDALSGWMYYPWRMLFPALFISLTMLAFNIFGDGLRDALDPKLKK, encoded by the coding sequence ATGGCGACAGAACAGGGAATGCCTCATCCGGCCGCTCAGCAATTAACGCCTGAAGATTTCCGGAAGATCGGTCCGGATGAGAAGCAGTCGGAAGTCATCCAGCGGGAAAGCTTGTCTTCCTGGCGGGATTCTTGGGAACGATTGCGCAAGAATAAGCTTGCGATGACGGGCCTCGTTGTCATGATCCTGATTGTCATCATGGCGATCATCGGACCGATGATTTCGAATTATGACTATGAAACCAATGATTTGATGAATACGAACGCTCCGCCTTCCGCCGAGCATTGGTTCGGTACGGACGATCTGGGCCGCGACGTGTTTGTCCGCACCTGGATGGGAGCCCGCATATCTTTGACGGTAGGCCTTGCGGCGGCAGCCATTGACCTGATGATCGGCGTTATTTACGGCGGGATTATGGGGTACTTTGGCGGGCGCGTCGACGAATTCATGAATAAGTTCGCAGAAATTTTGTATTCCATTCCTTACTTGCTGGTTACGATTTTGCTTCTGGTCGTATTTGAGCCGAGTCTCGGGACGATCATACTTGCCTTGACGATTACAGGGTGGATCAACATGTCCTGGATCGTGCGAGGCGAAATTATGCAGCTGAAAAACAGGGAGTTCGTGTTGGCTTCCAGGTCCATGGGCGCAAGCGCGCCGCGGCTGCTGTTCCGGCACTTGATTCCGAATGCGATGGGACCGATCATCGTTACGTTGACCTTGTCGGTGCCGAGCGCGATCTTCTCGGAAGCGTTCCTGAGCTTCTTGGGCCTTGGCGTACAAGCGCCGGTCGCTTCGTGGGGCTCCATGATTAATGACGCTCTGTCGGGATGGATGTACTATCCTTGGCGGATGCTGTTCCCGGCTCTGTTCATCAGCTTGACGATGCTTGCATTCAACATTTTCGGTGACGGTCTGCGCGATGCGCTGGATCCGAAATTGAAAAAATAG
- a CDS encoding ABC transporter ATP-binding protein has protein sequence MKDNHLIEVKGLKKYFNVGGGNVLKAVDNLNFYIREGETLGMVGESGCGKSTAGRTILRLYEPTAGSVNFNGTDIYKLSPKKMKAMRRDMQMIFQDPYASLNPRFTVSDIIGEALDIHGMAGSRAERKKRIEELLDMVGLNSDHATRYPHEFSGGQRQRIGIARALAVNPKFIICDEPISALDVSIQAQVVNLLKDLQNRLGLTYLFIAHDLSMVKHISDRVAVMYLGKMVELADSEELYANPIHPYTKTLLSAIPIPDPEIEANKTRLKMENDMQGPISAAKGEDGTVQLDVDDTELVEVSKGHWVAKAYA, from the coding sequence ATGAAGGATAACCATCTGATTGAAGTGAAAGGCCTCAAGAAGTATTTTAATGTCGGCGGAGGCAATGTGCTCAAGGCGGTCGACAACCTGAACTTCTATATCCGCGAAGGCGAAACGCTCGGTATGGTCGGGGAATCCGGCTGCGGCAAATCAACAGCGGGCCGGACGATTCTGCGTCTGTACGAGCCGACGGCAGGCAGCGTTAACTTTAATGGTACGGACATTTACAAGCTGTCGCCGAAGAAAATGAAGGCGATGCGCCGCGATATGCAGATGATCTTCCAGGATCCGTATGCATCGCTGAATCCGAGATTCACGGTTTCCGACATTATCGGCGAAGCGCTGGATATTCACGGCATGGCCGGCAGCCGCGCAGAGCGCAAGAAGCGGATCGAGGAGCTGCTTGACATGGTCGGCCTGAACAGCGATCATGCGACGCGTTATCCCCACGAGTTCTCGGGCGGCCAGCGGCAGCGGATCGGCATAGCGCGCGCGCTTGCGGTCAATCCGAAATTCATCATTTGCGACGAGCCGATCTCGGCGCTCGACGTATCGATTCAGGCACAGGTCGTTAACCTGCTGAAGGATTTGCAGAACCGCCTCGGTTTGACGTACCTCTTCATCGCTCACGACCTGTCGATGGTCAAGCATATCAGCGACCGCGTAGCGGTAATGTATCTCGGAAAAATGGTCGAGCTGGCCGACAGTGAAGAGCTGTATGCCAACCCGATCCATCCTTACACCAAAACGCTGCTGTCCGCCATTCCGATTCCGGATCCGGAAATCGAGGCGAACAAGACACGTCTTAAAATGGAAAATGACATGCAGGGACCGATTTCGGCCGCCAAGGGCGAGGACGGAACGGTCCAGCTGGATGTGGATGATACCGAACTGGTCGAGGTATCCAAGGGCCATTGGGTTGCCAAGGCTTATGCATAA
- the bshC gene encoding bacillithiol biosynthesis cysteine-adding enzyme BshC encodes MNIVPEPLNLASRLARDYIHRFDQVSGLYGGDFRSERSFAERAAWLDLSEDKRTPRKALVSCLRAYNKKHNNHPAVHTTLDALEQEGALVMVGGQQSGLFTGPLLVVYKAITIIQSAREAQRRLNRPVVPVFWIAGEDHDWDEVNHTYFLSPDQRLAKVKLDPKDALRTSVSYTRVDRADWDGLLNELQQQLPDSEHKGELLRLVSESVQDAPCLSDAFARLLGVMFGKYGLILLDSADPALRELEVPVFEAMIMHNEDLCRSYQAAAKEITGRGYEVQAEVAENGANLFYVHEGRRLLLFREGDVYSDRKGLVSFTRQELLDELHQHPARFSNNVLTRPIMQDSLLPVLGTILGPGEISYWAITRGAFADLGLRMPLIIPRMSFTLLDGTVHKYMDKYELTFQDVLLHLGEKRDAWLAGQDKLNLDGRFAETKVAFEALYQPLIEDIGKMQAGLLKLGETNRAKILEQMDFLLSRSKGALAQQHEAALAQWKRIELSLLPEGSPQERVYNIIEYMNRYGLNLVDRLMEIPYEGSGTHRVVFV; translated from the coding sequence ATGAATATCGTTCCGGAACCATTAAACCTCGCCTCGCGTCTTGCTCGGGACTATATTCACCGTTTCGATCAAGTCAGCGGACTATACGGTGGAGATTTCCGCAGCGAGCGAAGTTTTGCCGAGCGGGCAGCATGGCTGGACCTTTCGGAAGACAAGCGCACGCCGCGCAAGGCGCTGGTCAGTTGTCTTCGGGCATATAATAAGAAACACAATAATCATCCTGCAGTACATACGACACTTGATGCACTGGAGCAGGAGGGTGCGCTGGTTATGGTCGGCGGGCAGCAGAGCGGGTTGTTTACAGGACCGCTGCTCGTTGTATATAAGGCCATCACGATCATTCAGTCTGCCCGAGAAGCACAGCGGCGGCTTAACCGGCCGGTCGTGCCTGTATTTTGGATCGCAGGGGAGGATCATGATTGGGACGAGGTGAACCACACGTATTTCTTGTCCCCGGACCAGCGCCTCGCCAAAGTGAAGCTGGATCCAAAGGATGCGCTGAGAACCTCTGTCAGCTATACGAGAGTAGACCGGGCCGATTGGGACGGACTGCTGAACGAGCTGCAGCAGCAGCTGCCTGACAGCGAACACAAGGGCGAGTTGTTGAGGCTTGTCAGCGAATCGGTCCAGGATGCGCCCTGTTTAAGCGATGCCTTTGCAAGGCTGCTTGGCGTGATGTTTGGGAAATACGGATTGATTTTGCTCGATTCCGCCGACCCTGCGCTGCGGGAGCTTGAGGTTCCCGTGTTCGAAGCGATGATCATGCATAATGAAGATTTATGCCGTTCCTATCAGGCGGCCGCTAAAGAGATTACCGGACGGGGCTATGAAGTGCAGGCGGAGGTTGCAGAGAACGGAGCGAATCTCTTCTACGTGCATGAAGGCAGACGGCTCCTGCTGTTCCGCGAGGGGGATGTCTACTCGGACCGGAAGGGCCTGGTATCATTTACGCGGCAGGAGCTTCTGGACGAGCTGCATCAGCATCCGGCCCGGTTCAGCAACAATGTGCTGACCCGTCCGATTATGCAGGACTCGCTGCTCCCTGTACTCGGAACCATTCTCGGCCCAGGCGAGATTTCGTATTGGGCGATTACCCGCGGGGCTTTTGCCGATCTGGGATTGCGGATGCCGCTGATTATCCCGAGAATGTCCTTTACGCTTCTGGACGGAACCGTTCATAAATATATGGATAAGTATGAGCTGACCTTCCAGGATGTGCTGCTCCATCTTGGGGAGAAGCGGGATGCATGGCTAGCTGGTCAAGACAAGCTGAACTTGGATGGCCGGTTTGCCGAGACGAAAGTCGCTTTTGAGGCGCTGTACCAGCCTTTGATAGAAGATATTGGTAAAATGCAGGCGGGGCTGTTAAAATTAGGGGAAACGAACCGCGCGAAAATATTGGAACAGATGGATTTCCTGCTCAGCAGATCGAAAGGTGCCCTGGCCCAGCAGCATGAAGCAGCTCTGGCGCAGTGGAAGCGGATCGAGCTGTCGCTTCTGCCGGAGGGCAGCCCGCAGGAAAGAGTATACAATATCATAGAATACATGAACCGCTACGGGCTGAATCTGGTGGACCGCCTGATGGAGATCCCGTATGAAGGTTCCGGCACTCATCGTGTCGTATTCGTATAA
- a CDS encoding ABC transporter ATP-binding protein, giving the protein MEPILQVKDLNVSFRVRGGEVKAVRGVNFEVGKGETVAIVGESGSGKSVTAQTIMRLIPSPPSEIKKGEVIFQGQDLLKKTNKQMEAIRGKDIGMIFQDPMTSLNPTIKIGKQITEVLVKHQRMSFSEAKKQAIEMLKLVGIKNAEERFDQYPHEFSGGMRQRAMIAIALACKPTLLIADEPTTALDVTIQAQIMDVMKEMQQRLGTSIILITHDLGVVAGMCDRVIVMYAGEVVETGTKWEIFKNPQHPYTKGLLRSMPRLDQKKDEPLIPIIGTPPDLIKPPVGCPFCARCDEAMKICERIDPGATEFSDTHMARCWNLHPMAKEAQSS; this is encoded by the coding sequence ATGGAACCGATCTTGCAGGTTAAAGACCTCAACGTATCGTTTCGCGTTCGCGGCGGCGAGGTAAAGGCTGTGCGCGGCGTGAATTTTGAAGTCGGCAAGGGGGAGACGGTTGCCATCGTTGGTGAGTCCGGCAGCGGTAAAAGCGTAACCGCCCAGACCATCATGCGTTTGATTCCGTCGCCGCCGTCAGAGATCAAAAAAGGAGAGGTCATTTTCCAAGGGCAGGACCTTCTCAAAAAAACGAATAAACAGATGGAAGCGATCCGCGGCAAGGATATCGGGATGATCTTCCAGGATCCGATGACCTCGCTGAATCCGACCATCAAAATCGGCAAGCAGATAACCGAGGTGCTCGTGAAGCATCAGCGCATGTCGTTCTCCGAAGCGAAGAAGCAGGCGATCGAAATGCTGAAGCTCGTCGGCATCAAGAATGCCGAGGAACGATTTGATCAATACCCGCATGAATTTTCGGGCGGCATGCGTCAGCGTGCGATGATCGCGATCGCGCTTGCCTGCAAGCCGACGCTGCTTATTGCGGACGAACCTACAACGGCGCTGGACGTGACGATCCAAGCTCAAATCATGGACGTCATGAAGGAGATGCAGCAGCGTCTCGGCACCTCGATTATTCTGATCACCCATGATCTCGGCGTCGTGGCCGGCATGTGCGATCGCGTGATCGTCATGTATGCCGGCGAAGTGGTAGAGACCGGAACGAAATGGGAGATCTTCAAAAATCCCCAGCACCCCTACACGAAAGGGCTGCTTCGTTCCATGCCGCGCCTGGATCAGAAGAAGGACGAGCCGCTCATTCCGATTATCGGAACGCCGCCGGATCTGATTAAGCCGCCTGTCGGCTGCCCGTTCTGCGCCCGCTGCGATGAGGCGATGAAGATTTGCGAACGGATCGACCCGGGGGCGACGGAATTCAGCGACACGCACATGGCGCGCTGCTGGAACCTGCATCCGATGGCGAAGGAGGCGCAAAGCTCATGA
- a CDS encoding cell division protein FtsL, protein MAYTRGNLAVQERQKETQSAYLEKTKVIKRRSQLPQKEKLLYLLSVVFMVVVMGVIGMSHVHSYDLNRQIHVTENKIEEGKRTVTQLQVEKQTLEMQILDKAKELGYVPIDETDAIHLSPVSGQSGTEASKSGQND, encoded by the coding sequence ATGGCATACACACGCGGTAATTTGGCTGTACAGGAGAGACAGAAGGAAACGCAGTCCGCCTATCTCGAGAAGACGAAAGTCATCAAACGCCGTTCCCAGTTACCCCAGAAAGAAAAGCTTCTGTACTTGTTGTCCGTGGTATTCATGGTTGTGGTCATGGGCGTGATCGGCATGAGCCATGTTCATTCCTATGACCTGAATCGGCAGATTCATGTAACGGAGAATAAGATTGAAGAAGGGAAACGGACGGTTACACAGCTGCAAGTCGAGAAGCAGACGCTGGAGATGCAAATTTTGGACAAGGCAAAAGAGCTTGGTTACGTGCCCATTGATGAAACAGACGCCATTCATTTGTCGCCGGTATCCGGACAATCCGGAACAGAGGCTTCGAAATCCGGACAAAATGATTAA